The sequence below is a genomic window from Corynebacterium afermentans subsp. afermentans.
TAGGGGCGGGAGAACATGTGGTTCTTCTTGTTCCACCGCATCTCTTTAAGGCGGAACAGGTAGAAGGTCTCCAGCTCGGGCGCCATGTGGGTGAAGTAGCGCACGGCGCGGTGGGAAAACGAGATCACGTGCACGTTCTCGGATTCGTGTAGCCCGGCGTAACGCAGGGTGCGGAGTGTCTGCTCGTCCACTTCGGGCCCGTAGATGGTGGGGTGTTTGGTTTCGATGTAGATGTGCTTGTCGGGGTAGTCCTGCATCAGTTCAAGCAGTTCTTCCAGGCACATGATTTGCTGCGGCTCGTCGGCGGTTCCGCAGTTGAGCCGGCGCAAATCAGCGAAGTCCATGCAGTCCACGCGACCGCGGCCGTCGGTGGTGCGGTTGACCGAAGCGTCGTGGAAGACCACCACGCGCCCGTCGCGGCTCAAGCGCACGTCGCATTCGATGCCGTGGATGGGCAGTTTCAACGCTTCTTCGAACGCCCGGCGCGTCAGCTCCGGGTGGTGGCCGGAGAATCCGCGGTGCGCAACAATCTTGGGAACCCTCAGTTCGCTCACGGCCCCTGAGGCTACCCGCGCGCAGCGGGCCCCGCGACCGGAATATTTTTGGAACAATCGCTTCCGTGCCTTCCAACTTCCTCGACCACGCCCGCAAGGCTTTGCATCAGCTGCCGGATGCGCTGCAACGCGCGCGTTCGCGCTATTCCGTCAGGCGCGACGGTGTGCTGGCGTTGCCGATGGGCGTGTTGGAGGTGTTGGCCGACATTTCCCCGGGCGTGCGCATGGGCGGTCTGCGCCGTTTGCCGCCGAGTTTCCGCGCGGGGCTTGCGGGGGCTGAGGTGGCGACGTGGGGTGCGGTGTCGCCGTCGCTGCTGCCGCACAGTTGGTGGGCGACAGCGGCGAACGTGGGTGTGTTGCAGGGCATGGGCCATGGCTTTGCGACGGTAGCTTCGCAAGCCCTCCGCCCCGTCCGCTCCGACGAACCGCAGAGTTTGCTTCCGGCCCCGGTGCGCCTGGCCATGACCGGGGTGACCGCCGGCGTGTTTGCCACGTCGTTGCGCAGACGCGCGCACCAGGAACAGCTGTTGGAAAGCGACGAGAAGTTCAAGGTCAGCCCGCAGATCCTTGGCATCACGCTGGGCACGCTGGGCTACGGCGTGGTGCTGCTGATCGGCGACGCGATCCAGGCGTTCATCGACGCGATCAACGAGCTGTTGGGCAAGAAGCTGCCGCCGGTGGCGTCCTGGCCGCTGGCGATCGCGGGCGGCGGCGCCCTGCTGATTTTGGTGGGCGACCAGATGGTGGTGCGCCGCTTCGCGGTGCGCGTAAGCCGCCAGGCCCAGGAGCTGGATCGCGAGTTCATG
It includes:
- a CDS encoding glycerophosphodiester phosphodiesterase, coding for MSELRVPKIVAHRGFSGHHPELTRRAFEEALKLPIHGIECDVRLSRDGRVVVFHDASVNRTTDGRGRVDCMDFADLRRLNCGTADEPQQIMCLEELLELMQDYPDKHIYIETKHPTIYGPEVDEQTLRTLRYAGLHESENVHVISFSHRAVRYFTHMAPELETFYLFRLKEMRWNKKNHMFSRPYGVGPALQHLQIRRELLGYRGLRTYTWTVNTPRQMRWCADNGVDVIATDLPDVALAAFEQVPAAAVAG